Proteins encoded in a region of the Devosia sp. RR2S18 genome:
- a CDS encoding manganese catalase family protein, whose protein sequence is MFYTDGKLQYPVFVETPDPIFARALQQAIGGVEGEIRVAMQYFFQAMGARGNPKFRDLLLNTATEELGHIEMLATAVALNLEGAPVGEQEAVAADPVAGAVLGGMNMKNILSAGLAAMPVDSDGVPFDMSHCYASGNIAADMTANVTAESTGRVLAVRLYNMTNDPGMKDMLQFLIARDTMHQNQWLAALEELGGAQDVFPIPNSHPQTEEKQEFSYAYLGFKQDGSEPVQGRWSEGESIDGNGTFETRNMEPLGEEPALGRARPGTGAQAEQL, encoded by the coding sequence ATGTTCTATACCGATGGTAAGCTGCAATATCCCGTTTTCGTCGAAACTCCCGATCCGATTTTCGCCCGCGCCCTGCAGCAGGCGATTGGCGGCGTCGAGGGCGAGATCCGCGTCGCCATGCAGTATTTCTTCCAGGCCATGGGAGCTCGTGGTAATCCCAAGTTCCGCGACCTGCTGCTGAACACAGCCACAGAAGAGCTGGGCCACATCGAAATGCTAGCGACGGCAGTAGCGCTCAATCTTGAAGGTGCGCCGGTCGGCGAACAGGAAGCAGTGGCAGCGGACCCGGTGGCTGGTGCCGTTCTCGGCGGCATGAACATGAAGAACATCCTGTCGGCCGGCTTGGCCGCTATGCCCGTCGACTCCGACGGCGTGCCGTTCGACATGAGCCATTGCTACGCCAGTGGCAACATTGCCGCCGACATGACCGCCAACGTTACCGCCGAGTCTACGGGCCGGGTTCTCGCTGTGCGTCTTTACAACATGACCAATGATCCCGGCATGAAGGACATGCTGCAGTTCCTCATTGCACGCGACACCATGCACCAGAACCAGTGGCTGGCCGCGCTCGAAGAGCTCGGTGGTGCCCAGGACGTCTTCCCGATCCCCAACAGCCACCCGCAGACCGAAGAAAAGCAGGAATTCAGCTACGCCTATCTCGGGTTCAAGCAGGATGGCAGCGAGCCGGTGCAGGGCCGGTGGTCAGAAGGCGAGTCGATCGACGGCAACGGCACATTCGAAACGCGCAATATGGAGCCCCTTGGCGAAGAGCCGGCTCTTGGCCGCGCTCGTCCGGGTACGGGCGCCCAAGCCGAGCAGCTCTAG
- a CDS encoding septal ring lytic transglycosylase RlpA family protein, with product MNKKILSAAVIAASVLSFSSAAYAQCGGASWYGPGFNGKVAASGEIFNENAMTAAHRSLPFGTQVLVTDQRTGEKVQVTINDRGPFHGSRVIDLSKAAATKLGFRNRGTTSVCLSAL from the coding sequence GTGAACAAGAAGATCCTCTCCGCTGCTGTGATTGCTGCCTCTGTGCTGTCCTTCTCTTCTGCTGCTTATGCACAATGTGGTGGTGCCTCCTGGTATGGTCCTGGGTTCAATGGCAAGGTCGCGGCCTCGGGGGAGATCTTCAACGAGAACGCCATGACTGCGGCGCACCGCTCGCTCCCGTTTGGCACGCAGGTACTGGTGACCGATCAGCGGACTGGCGAAAAGGTGCAGGTCACGATCAACGATCGGGGGCCGTTTCATGGTAGCCGGGTGATCGATTTGTCCAAGGCCGCTGCGACCAAGCTGGGCTTCCGCAATCGCGGCACCACCTCGGTTTGTCTTTCTGCGCTCTGA
- a CDS encoding HIRAN domain-containing protein gives MFRRAFLAGGAGLLATAPALAAAVPGGSSAKLHPLARSYLTSVQADAVRRLTPGTPLTLQRDPSRRFEPATAVAVLAGDQHLGYLPGNAGKLVAPLLDSGALALVGEVSKVRQGDRLAADLNIYIELA, from the coding sequence ATGTTTCGTCGCGCCTTTCTCGCTGGCGGTGCGGGCCTACTCGCAACGGCGCCCGCTTTAGCGGCGGCGGTGCCTGGCGGGTCCTCAGCAAAGCTCCATCCACTCGCTCGAAGCTACCTGACATCCGTTCAGGCGGACGCGGTCCGGCGTTTGACACCGGGGACCCCGCTGACGCTGCAACGGGATCCTTCCCGCCGCTTCGAGCCGGCAACTGCAGTGGCCGTTCTGGCCGGTGACCAGCACCTCGGCTACCTGCCGGGCAATGCGGGCAAGCTTGTCGCTCCATTGCTCGACAGTGGCGCGCTCGCGCTTGTCGGTGAGGTGAGCAAGGTTCGCCAGGGCGATCGTCTTGCGGCCGATCTCAACATCTACATCGAACTGGCTTGA